The Pseudarthrobacter sp. NS4 genome includes a window with the following:
- a CDS encoding glycosyltransferase 87 family protein has protein sequence MAPGFPRRAGNSPAASAPPRLVATVAALALVALLAGAVWWTVTTDPSAEWVSPVGTLAAWALFLAAALMARRIPARHGAAVVLLGSVLMGAAAISAPPATSNDSARYAWDGIVQKAGISPYQYVPADEALRPLRPEWLFQDPGPDGTCNTNPFPTGTETTTNIPGGTTLCTAINRPAVPTVYPAVGELYFLAVRLVAGSEVRFIAFQLAGLLLSLAVTVLLLTFLRRTGRPAHQAVWWGWSPLVAIEGINGAHVDTLGAALTLAAALLLAGGRPLGSGMAFGAAVATKLIPAISAPALLYRRPVRFIVAAAATFVVAYIPYVIASGWSVLGYLPEYLRSEGYDGQNSPRFTLLKLVLPASWAAPAALLLLLGLAVYVWRTTDAARPWDGQVFMVGGTLLLVSPSYPWYALLLLPFVVLSRRYEFAALAPVLALMYFTGAEPHGQLVARLGLSTVAVLIVAATIVRQRRSTA, from the coding sequence ATGGCACCAGGATTCCCTAGGCGGGCGGGGAACAGCCCGGCGGCAAGCGCTCCGCCGCGCCTCGTTGCGACAGTGGCGGCGCTGGCGCTGGTGGCGTTGCTTGCCGGCGCTGTCTGGTGGACGGTCACCACCGATCCCTCAGCGGAGTGGGTGTCACCGGTCGGTACGCTGGCGGCCTGGGCACTCTTTCTTGCGGCCGCCCTGATGGCACGGCGGATCCCAGCCCGGCATGGGGCCGCCGTCGTGCTGCTGGGTTCGGTGCTGATGGGTGCCGCGGCGATCTCTGCCCCGCCCGCCACAAGCAATGACTCCGCCCGCTACGCCTGGGACGGCATCGTCCAGAAAGCGGGAATTTCCCCCTACCAGTATGTGCCGGCCGATGAGGCGCTGCGGCCGCTCCGGCCGGAATGGCTGTTCCAGGACCCCGGACCGGACGGAACCTGCAACACCAACCCCTTTCCCACCGGCACGGAAACCACCACCAACATTCCCGGGGGCACGACGCTGTGCACAGCCATCAACCGGCCCGCCGTTCCCACCGTCTATCCGGCTGTGGGGGAGTTGTATTTCCTTGCCGTCCGGCTGGTCGCCGGTTCCGAAGTGCGGTTCATCGCCTTCCAGCTGGCCGGGCTGCTGCTGAGCCTGGCTGTGACTGTACTGCTGCTGACCTTCCTTCGCCGCACCGGCCGTCCGGCACATCAGGCGGTGTGGTGGGGATGGTCCCCGTTGGTGGCCATCGAAGGCATCAACGGCGCCCACGTGGACACACTCGGCGCCGCCCTCACCCTGGCCGCTGCCCTGCTGTTGGCGGGCGGGCGGCCCTTGGGTTCTGGAATGGCATTCGGGGCGGCGGTTGCCACGAAGCTTATTCCGGCCATCAGCGCCCCGGCCCTGCTCTACCGCCGACCGGTCCGCTTTATCGTCGCAGCAGCGGCGACCTTCGTGGTGGCATATATTCCGTATGTCATCGCCAGCGGCTGGTCAGTGCTGGGCTACCTGCCCGAATACCTCCGCTCCGAGGGGTACGACGGGCAGAACAGCCCGCGATTTACACTGTTAAAGCTGGTGCTCCCGGCCAGCTGGGCCGCCCCCGCGGCACTGCTCCTGCTGCTGGGTCTGGCCGTGTATGTCTGGCGGACCACCGACGCCGCCCGGCCCTGGGACGGGCAAGTTTTCATGGTCGGAGGGACGCTGCTGCTCGTCTCGCCCAGCTACCCCTGGTACGCCCTGCTTCTGCTGCCGTTCGTTGTGCTGAGCCGGCGCTACGAGTTCGCCGCCCTCGCCCCCGTACTGGCCCTGATGTACTTCACCGGCGCCGAACCACACGGCCAGCTAGTGGCCAGGCTGGGCCTTAGCACCGTTGCCGTGCTCATAGTCGCTGCCACAATCGTGCGGCAACGCCGCTCAACGGCCTAA
- a CDS encoding molybdopterin-dependent oxidoreductase has translation MDRVTTILHERMDAVNARFSSPLRSKRLTVVLGRWLGAAFTVCFVTGLFSHLLQNPPGWMLFPTRPVWLYVATQGIHVTAGIASIPLLAAKLWSVFPELLRWPPLKSVMHGLERASIALFVAASLVEVTTGLLNTFHWYPWPFSFRDVHYWLGWVVIGSLALHIALKLPLIRAHWSRRSAAAAEEAPPSETVPAAIAAANGPGWSRRGFLAAITAGTGVVVLTTAGQSFSWLAGLNLFAPRRMDTGPQGVPINRTAAQAGVADAALAPDWVLTVSSESVQKTLTLAQLGALPQYSYGLPIACVEGWSQDAQWRGVRIRDLIAMVGAPADSELQISSLEQGGVYGRSFMPAAYSQDEQTLLALELNGMPLDLDHGYPARIIAPGRPGVLQTKWVQKVEVI, from the coding sequence ATGGACAGAGTGACCACCATCCTGCACGAGCGGATGGATGCGGTGAACGCACGGTTCTCCTCCCCTTTGCGAAGCAAACGGTTGACGGTGGTCCTGGGCCGCTGGCTCGGCGCGGCATTCACCGTGTGCTTTGTGACGGGGCTGTTCAGCCACCTCCTGCAAAATCCGCCCGGTTGGATGCTTTTCCCGACCCGTCCTGTGTGGCTGTATGTGGCCACCCAGGGCATCCATGTCACCGCCGGAATCGCTTCCATCCCGCTGCTGGCTGCCAAGCTGTGGTCCGTGTTCCCAGAACTGTTGCGGTGGCCGCCGCTGAAATCTGTGATGCACGGCCTGGAGAGGGCCTCGATTGCCCTGTTTGTGGCCGCCTCGCTCGTGGAAGTCACCACCGGGCTGCTGAACACGTTCCACTGGTACCCCTGGCCGTTCTCTTTCAGGGATGTCCATTATTGGCTGGGCTGGGTGGTCATCGGGTCATTGGCGTTGCATATTGCGCTTAAGCTGCCCCTCATCCGGGCGCACTGGAGCCGTCGATCCGCTGCTGCCGCCGAAGAGGCCCCGCCTAGCGAAACGGTTCCTGCTGCGATAGCGGCAGCCAACGGACCGGGGTGGAGCCGCAGGGGGTTCCTGGCGGCAATCACCGCTGGCACCGGCGTCGTCGTTTTGACCACGGCGGGTCAGTCTTTCTCGTGGTTGGCGGGTCTGAACCTCTTCGCGCCGCGCAGAATGGATACCGGTCCGCAAGGGGTACCGATCAACAGAACCGCGGCCCAGGCCGGTGTCGCGGACGCGGCCCTGGCCCCCGACTGGGTGCTGACTGTTTCGTCGGAATCAGTGCAGAAAACGTTGACGCTGGCCCAGCTGGGCGCCCTGCCGCAGTACAGCTATGGACTGCCCATAGCCTGTGTGGAGGGGTGGAGTCAGGACGCCCAATGGCGCGGTGTGCGGATCCGGGACCTGATAGCCATGGTGGGCGCGCCGGCGGACTCCGAGCTCCAGATTTCCAGTTTGGAGCAGGGCGGCGTCTATGGGCGCTCCTTCATGCCCGCGGCGTACAGCCAGGATGAGCAGACATTGCTGGCGCTCGAGCTCAACGGCATGCCACTGGACCTTGACCACGGTTATCCGGCACGAATCATCGCCCCCGGCCGGCCGGGAGTGCTGCAGACCAAATGGGTGCAGAAAGTGGAGGTGATCTGA
- a CDS encoding class I SAM-dependent methyltransferase, whose product MSTPTAAGDTGTGAGGAAAGGYIPCGFFGQGGHEPYAGSLSTGVGNLTLRSERSGPEPIGPVHFSVLSWSAPATAGERELLRALRGPVLDVGCGPGRMLTAARELGLAAMGVDTSAPAVRLAISRGAAAIHGSIFQPVPHEGAWASVLLLDGNIGIGGNIRGLLERIASLLAPGGQALAEAETDDSLDVAYLAVLEDSTGRASAAFPWARAGATALAGHAARAGLVSVATRIVQGRVFLTLERRA is encoded by the coding sequence ATGAGCACCCCGACAGCTGCCGGGGATACCGGGACCGGGGCCGGTGGCGCAGCTGCAGGCGGCTACATCCCGTGTGGTTTTTTTGGCCAGGGAGGACACGAGCCCTACGCTGGCAGCCTGTCCACGGGGGTGGGGAACTTGACCCTCCGTTCGGAACGGTCCGGCCCGGAACCGATCGGGCCTGTTCACTTCAGCGTCCTCTCCTGGTCTGCCCCCGCCACCGCCGGTGAACGCGAGTTGCTGCGCGCACTTCGCGGGCCGGTTCTTGATGTCGGTTGCGGCCCTGGCCGGATGCTGACCGCTGCACGGGAACTGGGCCTGGCGGCAATGGGCGTTGACACGAGCGCTCCTGCGGTGCGGCTGGCCATCAGCCGTGGCGCCGCTGCCATCCATGGCTCGATTTTCCAGCCGGTCCCGCACGAGGGCGCTTGGGCTTCGGTACTGCTATTGGATGGCAACATCGGAATCGGCGGGAACATCCGGGGACTGCTGGAGCGTATTGCCTCGCTGCTGGCACCGGGCGGGCAGGCACTGGCAGAAGCCGAGACGGACGATTCCCTCGACGTGGCCTACCTGGCCGTGCTGGAGGACTCGACGGGGCGGGCCAGCGCCGCCTTCCCCTGGGCCCGCGCCGGCGCTACAGCACTGGCCGGCCATGCGGCCCGGGCGGGGCTGGTTTCCGTCGCCACCCGCATTGTTCAGGGCCGGGTCTTTTTGACGCTGGAGCGCCGGGCGTAA
- a CDS encoding TIGR04282 family arsenosugar biosynthesis glycosyltransferase, producing MNLTIAVIAKECIPGKAKTRLTPPLTPAQAAALAQISLSQTLQLVRSLPGTRRLLVFEGTPHPRDAAGFDVVAQSTGRLDERLATICSQVTGPLLILGMDTPQLSPAPLARLLADWSVPTPRHDAWIGPASDGGFWALALHQPDGALIQGVEMSTRQTGAHQVARIVNAGLAVGLLPMLRDVDHFADAMSAARDCPGTPFARAVDRLALGLSVPGVSVPANAPTRGSATS from the coding sequence ATGAACCTCACCATCGCGGTCATCGCCAAAGAATGCATCCCGGGCAAGGCCAAGACGCGCCTCACTCCTCCGCTCACTCCAGCGCAGGCCGCAGCCCTGGCCCAGATCAGCCTCAGCCAGACGCTGCAGCTGGTACGGTCCCTGCCCGGGACCAGGCGTTTGCTCGTGTTCGAGGGGACACCGCACCCCAGGGACGCTGCAGGGTTTGACGTGGTTGCCCAGAGCACCGGGCGGCTGGACGAACGGCTGGCGACCATCTGTTCGCAGGTCACCGGCCCGCTGCTGATTCTGGGCATGGACACCCCCCAACTTTCGCCTGCGCCACTCGCGCGGCTGCTGGCGGACTGGTCCGTCCCGACACCCCGCCACGACGCCTGGATCGGACCGGCATCGGACGGCGGCTTTTGGGCCCTGGCCCTGCACCAGCCCGACGGCGCCCTGATCCAGGGCGTGGAAATGTCCACCCGGCAGACCGGGGCACACCAGGTGGCCCGGATCGTCAATGCCGGCCTGGCGGTGGGGCTGCTGCCCATGTTGCGGGACGTGGATCACTTCGCCGATGCCATGTCCGCCGCCCGGGACTGCCCCGGCACCCCGTTTGCCCGGGCGGTTGACCGCCTGGCCCTGGGGCTATCGGTGCCGGGGGTGTCGGTGCCGGCGAACGCACCCACCAGAGGGTCGGCCACGTCATGA
- a CDS encoding glycosyltransferase family 2 protein yields MENKQSSSHDGTGAAGGRGGPDKDAGPGFAVLVDVVLPCLNERSALPWVLAALPPGYRAIVVDNGSTDGSGMLAARLGATVVQEPRRGFGAAAHAGLLAATAEFVAFCDCDGSLDPAQLAPMLTLVRSGRADLVLGTRQTVRGAWPLHARLANIALSRRLRRMTGIPVTDLGPLRLARRTALLGLDLTDRRSGYPLEMFLKAHHNGWRLAEVPVAYAPRLGKSKVTGTVRGTLTAIKDMKSQLDTASRRAQGGLSGGPAGDRPPADGPPAGRGARP; encoded by the coding sequence GTGGAGAACAAGCAGAGCAGTTCGCACGATGGAACCGGTGCCGCCGGCGGCCGCGGCGGACCAGATAAGGACGCCGGGCCCGGGTTCGCCGTGCTGGTGGACGTTGTGCTGCCCTGCCTCAATGAGCGTTCAGCCCTTCCTTGGGTGCTGGCGGCCCTGCCGCCTGGATACCGCGCAATAGTGGTCGACAACGGGTCCACCGATGGCTCCGGAATGCTGGCCGCACGTCTGGGGGCCACCGTCGTCCAGGAACCCAGGCGCGGGTTCGGTGCGGCGGCCCATGCGGGGTTGTTGGCTGCCACCGCTGAGTTTGTGGCCTTCTGCGATTGCGATGGCTCGCTGGACCCTGCCCAACTGGCCCCTATGCTGACGCTGGTGCGCAGCGGGCGCGCCGATCTGGTCCTGGGCACCCGGCAAACGGTCCGCGGCGCCTGGCCCCTCCACGCCCGGCTGGCCAACATCGCCCTGAGCCGTCGGCTGCGCCGGATGACGGGAATCCCCGTCACGGACCTGGGCCCGCTTCGCCTGGCCCGGCGCACCGCGCTTCTGGGACTGGACCTCACCGACCGCCGCAGCGGCTACCCGCTGGAAATGTTCCTCAAAGCACACCACAACGGCTGGCGACTCGCCGAGGTCCCCGTCGCCTATGCACCCCGCCTGGGCAAGTCAAAGGTGACCGGAACAGTGCGGGGAACCCTGACGGCCATCAAAGACATGAAGTCGCAACTGGACACCGCATCCCGACGGGCGCAGGGGGGACTATCCGGCGGGCCGGCTGGTGACAGGCCACCGGCGGACGGGCCGCCAGCAGGCCGTGGAGCCAGGCCATGA
- a CDS encoding response regulator transcription factor gives MNTDQPDADPGDVGNRRILLVEDEATIAKIVHDYLVLAGFQVDMAGDGFSALHLAQTHNPDLVILDRMLPGLDGVEVCRRIRLTQSMPIIMLTALGTEDDRILGLEMGADDYVTKPFSPRELVLRVKSVLRRSIKEFTPEPPVELAGFVLNPASRVVRYRGKNLTLTAREFDLLAFFLRRPNQVFSRDVLIKAVWGWDFGDLSTVTVHVRRLREKIEANPTRPVLLKTVWGVGYRFDHGTDTTSHD, from the coding sequence GTGAACACTGATCAGCCAGACGCGGACCCCGGGGACGTTGGCAACCGGCGCATCCTGCTCGTTGAAGACGAGGCCACCATCGCAAAGATAGTGCATGACTATCTTGTACTGGCCGGTTTCCAAGTGGACATGGCAGGGGATGGATTCAGTGCCCTGCACCTCGCCCAGACGCATAACCCGGACCTTGTCATATTGGACCGTATGCTGCCCGGTCTGGACGGGGTGGAAGTTTGCCGGCGGATCAGGCTCACCCAGTCCATGCCCATCATCATGCTCACCGCACTTGGTACCGAGGACGACCGTATCCTGGGCCTGGAAATGGGCGCCGACGACTACGTCACCAAACCCTTCTCGCCCCGGGAGTTGGTGCTGCGGGTGAAGTCGGTGCTTCGCCGCAGCATCAAGGAATTCACCCCGGAGCCGCCCGTGGAGCTGGCCGGGTTTGTCCTCAACCCGGCCTCGCGCGTTGTCAGGTACCGCGGTAAGAACCTCACTCTCACAGCGCGGGAGTTCGATCTTCTCGCGTTCTTTCTGCGCCGCCCGAACCAGGTCTTCAGCCGTGACGTCCTCATCAAGGCCGTCTGGGGTTGGGATTTTGGTGATCTGTCCACCGTTACAGTTCACGTCCGCCGGTTGCGGGAAAAAATCGAGGCCAACCCAACCCGGCCCGTGCTGCTGAAAACGGTGTGGGGTGTGGGGTACAGGTTTGACCACGGCACGGACACGACCAGCCATGACTAG
- a CDS encoding sensor histidine kinase, with protein sequence MTSADLFTIVAVVLAWALGIGALTVALQRLLRRTSIVVQILLVVLATVAILVAGMVSAFNAMFITESDLQVMWVILAVASAVATVVAVLLGAGLARLTNSLAGDAARIGRGEPVAAQRKMTSELSALAAELAATSRKLEESRQREQAVEAARRELVAWVSHDLRTPLASMRAMAEALEDGVVEDVSGYHRRIIGQTDQMAALVNDLLELSKIQAGTLVLDHQQLDLYDVVSDAIADLAPVAASRAIAINGDAVTPTMAAADGASLSRAIRNVVLNGILYSAPGSTVSIAVTSTGGEVSVEVRDGCGGIPEEDLPRMLTPGWQKDTGRTTSRYSGAGVGLSMVHGIVKAHRGTLEVANTEGGCRVLLRIPAGQENPGPAT encoded by the coding sequence ATGACTAGCGCCGATCTGTTCACCATTGTCGCCGTCGTGCTGGCGTGGGCCCTGGGCATCGGTGCTCTGACTGTCGCGCTGCAGCGCCTGCTCCGCAGGACCTCAATCGTGGTGCAGATCCTGCTGGTGGTCCTGGCTACCGTGGCCATCCTGGTGGCAGGGATGGTCAGCGCCTTTAACGCCATGTTCATCACCGAGTCGGATCTGCAGGTGATGTGGGTCATCCTGGCGGTCGCCTCGGCCGTTGCTACCGTCGTGGCCGTACTCCTGGGAGCCGGGCTGGCCAGGCTCACCAACAGCCTGGCCGGGGACGCTGCCAGAATCGGCCGCGGAGAACCCGTGGCAGCGCAACGGAAAATGACCTCGGAGCTGTCCGCGCTGGCCGCCGAACTGGCCGCTACCAGCCGCAAGCTGGAGGAATCCAGACAACGTGAGCAGGCGGTGGAAGCTGCGCGGCGCGAACTGGTGGCGTGGGTTTCCCACGACCTGCGCACTCCGCTGGCCAGCATGCGCGCCATGGCCGAGGCGCTCGAAGATGGTGTTGTCGAGGATGTCTCGGGCTACCACCGGCGAATCATCGGGCAGACCGACCAGATGGCCGCGCTGGTCAATGACCTGCTCGAGCTCTCCAAGATCCAGGCCGGTACTCTGGTGCTGGACCATCAGCAGCTGGACCTGTACGACGTCGTCAGCGACGCCATAGCCGACCTCGCACCGGTCGCGGCGAGCCGGGCCATCGCCATCAACGGTGACGCCGTCACCCCCACCATGGCGGCCGCCGATGGGGCATCATTATCCCGGGCCATCCGCAACGTGGTCCTCAACGGCATCCTGTACAGCGCCCCGGGCAGCACCGTGTCCATTGCCGTGACATCCACGGGCGGCGAAGTCTCGGTGGAGGTCCGCGACGGCTGCGGCGGGATCCCGGAGGAGGACCTGCCCCGAATGCTCACCCCGGGCTGGCAAAAGGACACCGGACGCACCACATCGCGCTACAGCGGCGCGGGGGTTGGGCTGAGCATGGTCCACGGCATCGTCAAGGCCCACCGAGGCACCCTGGAAGTTGCCAACACTGAAGGCGGCTGCCGGGTTCTGCTGCGCATACCGGCCGGGCAGGAGAACCCCGGACCGGCCACCTAA
- a CDS encoding NAD-dependent epimerase/dehydratase family protein yields MRILVTGGAGFIGGHIVDAALARGWEVRVLDSLDPAVHPDRPPVNPGALLLVGDVGDASAVAGALEGIDVVVHQSAKVGLGVGFSDAPDYVRNNDLATAVLLAAMASAGMDKLVLASSMVVYGEGAYTDPTGRLVRPGPRRVEDLEEGIFDPRDPATGELLLPALVAEDAALDPRNVYAASKLAQENLASAWARSTGGAAIALRYHNVYGPRMPRDTPYAGVASLFRSALARGEAPRVFEDGGQRRSFIHVADVAEANLCAVEALAEGRRVIPPGTLRAYNVGAPEVHTIGQVAAVLSAAVGGPVPVITGDFRLGDVRHITASSARAKAELGWAARHGFEDGMREFATAPLRGDRP; encoded by the coding sequence GTGAGGATTCTGGTAACTGGCGGAGCCGGCTTCATAGGGGGCCACATCGTCGATGCCGCCCTGGCACGTGGTTGGGAAGTCAGAGTCCTGGATTCACTGGATCCGGCGGTGCACCCGGACCGGCCGCCAGTGAATCCGGGCGCGCTTTTGCTGGTGGGTGATGTCGGTGATGCATCTGCTGTCGCTGGGGCGCTGGAGGGGATCGACGTCGTTGTTCACCAGAGCGCCAAGGTGGGCCTTGGCGTGGGTTTCTCGGACGCACCGGACTATGTCCGGAACAATGACCTGGCCACGGCCGTACTCCTGGCAGCAATGGCCTCGGCCGGCATGGACAAGCTGGTGCTGGCCTCCTCAATGGTGGTCTACGGCGAAGGCGCCTACACCGATCCGACCGGCCGGCTGGTGCGGCCCGGCCCGCGCAGGGTGGAAGATTTGGAAGAGGGAATCTTTGATCCCCGGGACCCGGCCACCGGAGAGCTCCTGCTGCCTGCACTGGTCGCCGAAGACGCAGCGCTGGACCCGCGGAATGTCTATGCTGCCTCCAAACTGGCCCAGGAAAATCTTGCGTCAGCATGGGCGCGTTCAACCGGAGGGGCTGCCATCGCGCTGCGGTACCACAACGTCTACGGGCCCCGAATGCCCAGAGACACCCCCTATGCGGGCGTGGCCAGCCTGTTCCGCTCGGCCCTGGCCCGGGGGGAGGCGCCGCGGGTGTTCGAGGACGGCGGCCAGCGCCGCAGCTTCATCCATGTGGCCGATGTGGCGGAGGCAAACCTGTGCGCCGTCGAAGCGCTGGCGGAAGGCCGCCGGGTCATACCGCCGGGGACACTGCGGGCATACAACGTAGGAGCCCCGGAGGTCCACACGATTGGGCAGGTGGCCGCGGTCCTGAGCGCTGCTGTTGGCGGCCCGGTCCCTGTGATCACAGGGGACTTCCGGCTGGGCGATGTCCGGCACATCACCGCGAGTTCGGCACGGGCCAAGGCCGAACTGGGCTGGGCGGCGCGGCATGGGTTTGAGGACGGTATGCGCGAGTTCGCCACCGCTCCGCTGCGCGGTGACCGCCCTTAG
- a CDS encoding MTAP family purine nucleoside phosphorylase translates to MAYPLEPLARVGIIGGTGLYRIPGAAVLGTLNVATPFGAPSSPVTLTRLGPTGGHAGADGPMVAFLSRHGRGHSIAPQQINHRANLWALKSLGVEAVLSCAAVGGLVPSHGTGAFAVPDQFLDRTWGRADTFYDGSLPTGVQHLPAAEPYSVPLRAALLAALELQGEDFAPAGTVAVINGPRFSTRAESADLVQSGAHLVSMTQYPEPVLAAELNMHFATLAFITDADTGHDGSEPVTAELVLGRLAAAQPRLLAVLSAAVPGVLAGLAGAGPAGEGGFPPMNLMPAEAVAAVMGASCPVLPGTAPSVP, encoded by the coding sequence ATGGCCTACCCTTTGGAACCCCTTGCCCGCGTCGGCATCATTGGTGGCACCGGGCTATACCGGATCCCAGGTGCCGCCGTGCTGGGCACATTGAACGTTGCGACGCCGTTCGGTGCGCCTTCCAGCCCTGTCACCCTTACCCGGCTGGGCCCAACAGGAGGCCACGCAGGCGCGGACGGCCCGATGGTCGCATTCCTGAGCCGTCATGGCCGCGGACACAGCATAGCTCCACAGCAGATCAATCACCGTGCCAACCTTTGGGCCCTCAAGAGCCTGGGTGTGGAGGCTGTTCTTTCCTGCGCGGCAGTGGGCGGGTTGGTTCCCAGCCATGGAACCGGCGCCTTTGCCGTACCTGACCAGTTTCTGGACAGGACGTGGGGCCGGGCAGACACCTTTTATGATGGGTCGCTGCCCACCGGGGTGCAGCATTTGCCCGCCGCCGAGCCCTACAGCGTCCCGCTGCGCGCGGCGCTCCTCGCGGCGCTGGAGCTGCAGGGCGAAGACTTCGCACCCGCAGGGACCGTGGCCGTGATCAACGGGCCGCGATTTTCCACGAGGGCGGAGTCTGCGGATTTGGTGCAGTCCGGTGCCCATCTGGTCAGCATGACCCAGTACCCCGAGCCCGTGCTGGCGGCGGAGCTGAACATGCATTTCGCTACGCTGGCGTTCATCACAGACGCTGACACCGGCCATGACGGTTCCGAACCCGTGACCGCTGAGCTGGTGCTCGGCCGCTTGGCTGCCGCGCAGCCGCGCCTGCTGGCTGTACTGTCTGCGGCGGTGCCGGGAGTGTTGGCGGGATTGGCCGGTGCGGGGCCTGCGGGTGAGGGTGGTTTCCCGCCGATGAACCTCATGCCGGCCGAAGCCGTGGCGGCCGTGATGGGGGCCTCCTGCCCGGTCCTCCCCGGCACCGCACCGAGCGTGCCGTGA
- a CDS encoding DUF1440 domain-containing protein, producing MNDQRTTRRWAPVAGLRSSGLDAVLGAAAGAAGVWAMDQVGWFMLGLENWQTLTRDLAARDKDAAGKAGIEKQVRAVQAGATGTLSTAGALKKATQVSGVSPTDQQLGAGAGLFHYALGMLPGALYGAVRRRRPAAATGSGALYGLVLFVVMDETAAPLTGIAASPGRYPWQAHARGLVAHLVLGITTEILLRATDRLR from the coding sequence GTGAATGACCAGCGGACCACCCGGAGATGGGCTCCGGTGGCAGGGCTGCGTTCTTCAGGCCTTGATGCGGTTTTGGGTGCAGCTGCAGGTGCTGCCGGTGTCTGGGCCATGGACCAGGTCGGGTGGTTCATGCTTGGACTCGAAAACTGGCAAACCCTGACCCGGGACCTGGCAGCGCGCGACAAAGATGCGGCTGGGAAAGCGGGGATTGAAAAGCAGGTCCGCGCGGTGCAGGCGGGTGCCACGGGCACGCTCTCCACTGCCGGCGCGTTGAAAAAGGCTACGCAGGTCAGCGGGGTGAGCCCGACCGATCAGCAGCTGGGAGCGGGCGCGGGCCTGTTTCATTATGCGCTGGGAATGCTGCCCGGCGCCCTCTACGGCGCAGTACGCCGGAGAAGACCCGCAGCGGCCACCGGGTCCGGCGCCCTGTACGGGTTGGTGTTGTTTGTGGTGATGGACGAAACCGCCGCGCCGCTGACCGGGATAGCCGCTTCACCGGGACGGTATCCCTGGCAGGCGCACGCACGCGGCCTGGTGGCCCATCTGGTGCTCGGCATAACGACCGAAATCCTCCTGCGCGCAACCGACCGCCTCCGATGA
- a CDS encoding zinc-dependent alcohol dehydrogenase: MRALTWQGKRSVSVEQVPDPVIQEPTDAIIRITSTAICGSDLHLYEVLGPYMSKGDVLGHEPMGIVEEVGSAVSNLAVGDPVVIPFNIACGTCLMCNLNLQSQCETTQVREKGLGARIFGYSELYGSVPGGQAEYLRVPFADYGPIKVGQDLPDVRYLYLSDIVPTAWQGVQYADVPDGGTLAVFGLGPVGQFAARAGVHLGYRVIGIERVPERRAMAERHGVATLDYSDTIGDELRDMTGGRGPDSVLDAVGMEAHGSPVGAFAQQAAGLLPDPLAQKAIEKAGVDRLNVLHACIDAVRRGGTVSISGVYGGMADPMPMLTLFDKQIQMRMGQCNVKAWIDDLLPLVEDPSDPLGVTDLATHEIPLDEAPAAYEVFQKKQDNCIKVILKP, from the coding sequence ATGAGGGCACTTACCTGGCAGGGAAAGCGGTCGGTCAGCGTTGAACAGGTGCCGGACCCGGTCATCCAGGAGCCGACCGACGCGATCATCAGGATTACCTCCACGGCGATCTGTGGGTCGGACCTGCACCTGTATGAGGTGCTGGGCCCCTACATGAGCAAGGGTGATGTTCTGGGTCATGAGCCCATGGGGATTGTCGAAGAGGTTGGCAGTGCCGTGTCGAACCTGGCGGTCGGGGACCCGGTGGTGATTCCCTTCAACATCGCCTGCGGGACCTGCCTGATGTGCAATCTGAACCTGCAGTCGCAGTGTGAGACCACGCAGGTCCGGGAAAAAGGGCTCGGTGCGCGGATCTTTGGCTACTCGGAGCTGTATGGTTCGGTTCCCGGCGGGCAGGCGGAATACCTGCGGGTCCCCTTCGCCGATTACGGCCCGATAAAAGTGGGCCAGGACCTGCCCGATGTGCGGTACCTCTACCTCTCGGACATTGTGCCCACTGCCTGGCAGGGCGTGCAGTACGCGGACGTACCCGACGGCGGCACGCTGGCGGTTTTCGGGCTGGGCCCGGTCGGGCAGTTCGCGGCCCGCGCCGGCGTCCATCTGGGGTACCGGGTCATCGGCATCGAGCGGGTGCCCGAGCGCCGCGCCATGGCCGAACGGCACGGCGTGGCAACCCTGGACTACAGCGACACCATAGGTGATGAGTTGCGGGACATGACCGGCGGCCGGGGCCCGGACTCCGTTCTGGACGCCGTCGGGATGGAGGCACACGGATCCCCGGTAGGGGCTTTCGCGCAACAGGCAGCGGGGCTTTTGCCGGATCCGCTCGCGCAAAAAGCCATCGAGAAGGCCGGTGTGGACCGGTTGAACGTTCTGCACGCTTGTATTGACGCTGTGCGCCGCGGCGGGACTGTCTCCATCAGCGGTGTTTACGGCGGCATGGCAGATCCGATGCCGATGCTGACTTTGTTCGATAAGCAGATCCAGATGCGCATGGGCCAGTGCAACGTCAAAGCCTGGATCGATGACCTCCTGCCGCTGGTCGAGGATCCTTCCGACCCGCTCGGCGTTACCGACCTGGCGACCCATGAAATCCCTTTGGATGAAGCACCCGCAGCCTACGAAGTCTTCCAAAAAAAGCAGGACAACTGCATCAAAGTCATTCTCAAACCCTGA